Proteins co-encoded in one Tiliqua scincoides isolate rTilSci1 chromosome 12, rTilSci1.hap2, whole genome shotgun sequence genomic window:
- the MAMLD1 gene encoding mastermind-like domain-containing protein 1 isoform X2: MVNGYTMRNHLLKQQIIRRQQQLQEKQRHSMLGVASEQRSFVGQQINQFPVSQTDCSQSMQTPPPNHRMMPSAQGILQNTLASGITPAAANQNSGGMVMIPHNSGKQPGMFPPNSDFSLPLRPSQNSLGISSGCQPVHSHHVARPGMALPGFAAGSLANHSSAQQHLRPPTMPRIPSVYSNSSAQMWTPTGVPRMPNQTQMDASMQQFASNPLFSKQNLRPTIPGQQFSHQAVAPPNQIAPGVQARQMQKVNLGQSNQSLGTLNNQPLRHNLTRGPLPAAMNVMKSMPQGVSSFNQLSPAQGVGPPSYPGSTSQPSGSFSRMNAASELPPQYDFVTQQSNTILPGNCTEADFIDSLMKNSSGGGGSSTDEDWLNNLTMIDDILGQHIQSSGHV, translated from the exons ATGGTGAACGGTTACACAATGAGGAACCATCTACTCAAACAGCAAATAATAAGACGGCAACAACAGCTCCAG GAAAAGCAGCGGCACAGCATGCTGGGAGTGGCGTCGGAGCAAAGGAGTTTCGTCGGACAGCAGATTAATCAGTTCCCTG tctcccagaccgaTTGCAGCCAGTCTATGCAGACACCTCCCCCTAACCATCGCATGATGCCATCTGCACAAGGGATCTTGCAGAACACCTTGGCCTCTGGGATCACTCCAGCTGCCGCGAACCAGAACAGCGGGGGGATGGTGATGATTCCGCACAACTCTGGCAAACAGCCAGGGATGTTCCCACCCAATTCTGATTTTAGTCTCCCGCTTCGGCCAAGCCAAAACTCCCTGGGCATCAGTTCGGGGTGCCAGCCGGTCCACAGTCATCACGTAGCCCGGCCGGGCATGGCATTGCCTGGCTTTGCTGCTGGCTCCCTGGCAAATCACTCCTCTGCCCAGCAGCACTTGAGACCACCCACCATGCCCAGAATTCCCAGTGTCTACTCCAACTCGTCAGCACAGATGTGGACACCGACGGGAGTCCCAAGGATGCCAAACCAAACCCAAATGGATGCCAGCATGCAGCAATTTGCCAGTAACCCTCTCTTCTCCAAACAAAACCTGAGGCCAACTATCCCAGGTCAACAGTTTTCCCATCAGGCCGTGGCACCGCCCAATCAGATTGCTCCCGGAGTCCAGGCCCGGCAGATGCAAAAAGTCAATCTTGGACAGTCCAACCAGAGCTTGGGCACTCTGAATAATCAGCCCCTGAGGCACAATTTAACCAGAGGACCTTTGCCAGCTGCAATGAATGTTATGAAATCAATGCCACAAGGCGTGTCCAGTTTTAACCAGCTCAGTCCCGCCCAGGGGGTTGGCCCACCAAGTTATCCTGGCTCCACCAGCCAACCATCGGGTTCGTTCAGTAGGATGAATGCCGCCTCTGAACTTCCTCCGCAGTACGACTTCGTGACTCAGCAGAGCAATACCATTTTGCCTGGGAACTGCACGGAGGCTGACTTTATTGACTCTCTTATGAAGAATAGCAGTggtggaggcggcagcagcacagACGAAGACTGGCTAAATAATTTGACAATGATAGATGACATTTTGGGGCAGCACATTCAGAGCTCTGGCCACGTGtaa
- the MAMLD1 gene encoding mastermind-like domain-containing protein 1 isoform X1 produces MVNGYTMRNHLLKQQIIRRQQQLQEKQRHSMLGVASEQRSFVGQQINQFPAVSQTDCSQSMQTPPPNHRMMPSAQGILQNTLASGITPAAANQNSGGMVMIPHNSGKQPGMFPPNSDFSLPLRPSQNSLGISSGCQPVHSHHVARPGMALPGFAAGSLANHSSAQQHLRPPTMPRIPSVYSNSSAQMWTPTGVPRMPNQTQMDASMQQFASNPLFSKQNLRPTIPGQQFSHQAVAPPNQIAPGVQARQMQKVNLGQSNQSLGTLNNQPLRHNLTRGPLPAAMNVMKSMPQGVSSFNQLSPAQGVGPPSYPGSTSQPSGSFSRMNAASELPPQYDFVTQQSNTILPGNCTEADFIDSLMKNSSGGGGSSTDEDWLNNLTMIDDILGQHIQSSGHV; encoded by the exons ATGGTGAACGGTTACACAATGAGGAACCATCTACTCAAACAGCAAATAATAAGACGGCAACAACAGCTCCAG GAAAAGCAGCGGCACAGCATGCTGGGAGTGGCGTCGGAGCAAAGGAGTTTCGTCGGACAGCAGATTAATCAGTTCCCTG cagtctcccagaccgaTTGCAGCCAGTCTATGCAGACACCTCCCCCTAACCATCGCATGATGCCATCTGCACAAGGGATCTTGCAGAACACCTTGGCCTCTGGGATCACTCCAGCTGCCGCGAACCAGAACAGCGGGGGGATGGTGATGATTCCGCACAACTCTGGCAAACAGCCAGGGATGTTCCCACCCAATTCTGATTTTAGTCTCCCGCTTCGGCCAAGCCAAAACTCCCTGGGCATCAGTTCGGGGTGCCAGCCGGTCCACAGTCATCACGTAGCCCGGCCGGGCATGGCATTGCCTGGCTTTGCTGCTGGCTCCCTGGCAAATCACTCCTCTGCCCAGCAGCACTTGAGACCACCCACCATGCCCAGAATTCCCAGTGTCTACTCCAACTCGTCAGCACAGATGTGGACACCGACGGGAGTCCCAAGGATGCCAAACCAAACCCAAATGGATGCCAGCATGCAGCAATTTGCCAGTAACCCTCTCTTCTCCAAACAAAACCTGAGGCCAACTATCCCAGGTCAACAGTTTTCCCATCAGGCCGTGGCACCGCCCAATCAGATTGCTCCCGGAGTCCAGGCCCGGCAGATGCAAAAAGTCAATCTTGGACAGTCCAACCAGAGCTTGGGCACTCTGAATAATCAGCCCCTGAGGCACAATTTAACCAGAGGACCTTTGCCAGCTGCAATGAATGTTATGAAATCAATGCCACAAGGCGTGTCCAGTTTTAACCAGCTCAGTCCCGCCCAGGGGGTTGGCCCACCAAGTTATCCTGGCTCCACCAGCCAACCATCGGGTTCGTTCAGTAGGATGAATGCCGCCTCTGAACTTCCTCCGCAGTACGACTTCGTGACTCAGCAGAGCAATACCATTTTGCCTGGGAACTGCACGGAGGCTGACTTTATTGACTCTCTTATGAAGAATAGCAGTggtggaggcggcagcagcacagACGAAGACTGGCTAAATAATTTGACAATGATAGATGACATTTTGGGGCAGCACATTCAGAGCTCTGGCCACGTGtaa